The following proteins are encoded in a genomic region of Triticum dicoccoides isolate Atlit2015 ecotype Zavitan chromosome 1B, WEW_v2.0, whole genome shotgun sequence:
- the LOC119326810 gene encoding uncharacterized protein LOC119326810 isoform X1 — protein sequence MSLHIRTHLAAADQRVTPIKIPPHEIRTKIFFMIYNMSTDNIEANGFEFNEVLMEQYYPWFAQYMVMQRVCIDPNFHDICLMFLHKVNSTVLYMEILKATYANCKMLLRSAVIKSCSGERTLLKNIGIWFGKSAIQWNQDPSTYVDGLIPLIVKAYQKGLMLAVVQFISKILEPCQPIISVGTMEILSLLAEIYTKPDLQLSLEYNIKVLFRNFDVDAEHTKTNYLLKDVKREVAGNQDFVVKDVVHVPTWLCPAFLDQEGEASMPLTQYITSLKPIMRTVKLVGEMRNHWFYWVVAEKAKSLMASIIRALHDLHEVNICPVQFCASNIVVTYYGRVKIRVACLKKTVSMVRKNYEDASNIIMDTLFADYKPTIIPKDVDHLFSLMKSPIATGTKYVIGTHASLIPLGNRFQFYLDMCDHITSVVDPELRSNIHGALDDPYGENWSVLLEYNILLKESFYRSGSSYNTKKGAIEFLRFYRNTLAHRMDKCKKLLKNVGDFRTLIYTKEDIEMILLVTYPMILPRMQEELQNHKRLKDLNLHNLNFK from the exons ATGTCATTACATATCCGCACACATTTAGCAGCAGCGGACCAAAGGGTTACACCCATTAAG attcctccacatgaaattcgGACCAAGATCTTTTTCATGATTTACAATATGTCCACCGATAATATAGAAGCTAATGGATTCGAATTTAATGAAGTGTTGATGGAACAATATTATCCTTGGTTTGCACAGTACATGGTCATGCAAAG GGTATGCATCGACCCAAATTTTCATGACATATGTTTAATGTTCCTTCATAAAGTAAACTCGACAGTATTGTACATGGAAATACTGAAAGCTACATACGCGAACTGCAAG ATGTTATTACGATCCGCTGTTATCAAATCTTGTTCAGGCGAACGCACCTTACTGAAAAATATAGGTATTTGGTTTGGAAAATCCGCCATTCAATGGAACCAAGACCCAAGCACTTATGTAGATGGCCTAATACCTCTTATAGTAAAG GCGTATCAGAAAGGGTTGATGCTTGCTGTAGTTCAATTCATTTCAAAG ATTCTTGAACCTTGCCAGCCAATTATTAGTGTTGGGACAATGGAGATTCTTAGTCTGCTTGCTGAGATCTATACAAAGCCAGACCTCCAACTTTCTCTGGAATATAACATAAAG GTCTTGTTTAGGAACTTTGACGTGGATGCAGAACATACCAAAACAAATTACCTTCTTAAAGATGTAAAACGTGAAGTTGCGGGAAATCAAGATTTTGTGGTGAAAGATGTTGTGCATGTACCAACATGGTTGTGTCcggcttttcttgatcag GAAGGGGAGGCATCTATGCCACTCACCCAGTACATCACTAGTCTGAAACCAATCATGCGCACTGTCAAGCTTGTTGGTGAGATGAGAAACCATTGGTTTTATTGGGTGGTGGCGGAAAAGGCCAAGAGCCTCATGGCATCAATTATCAGAGCACTACACGATCTCCATGAAGTTAATATATGTCCTGTACAGTTTTGTGCATCAAACATTGTAGTGACATATTACGGGAGAGTGAAAATCAGAGTTGCATGTTTGAAGAAGACTGTTTCTATGGTGCGCAAAAACTATGAGGATGCCAGCAATATTATTATGGACACATTGTTTGCTGACTACAAGCCAACTATTATCCCCAAAGATGTAGATCATCTATTTTCGTTGATGAAGTCTCCCATTGCAACAGGTACGAAGTATGTGATAGGGACGCACGCTTCTCTTATTCCTCTTGGGAACAGGTTTCAATTCTATCTGGATATGTGCGACCATATTACATCTGTGGTGGACCCTGAACTTAGGTCAAATATTCATGGAGCTCTAGACGATCCCTATGGTGAGAACTGGTCAGTGTTGCTCGAATATAACATTTTGCTGAAGGAGTCATTCTACAGATCCGGGTCGTCATACAATACCAAAAAAGGAGCAATTGAATTTCTGAGGTTTTATAGGAACACGCTTGCACACAGAATGGATAAATGCAAGAAACTGTTGAAGAATGTTGGAGATTTCAGAACATTGATATACACTAAAGAGGATATTGAAATGATCTTACTGGTTACCTATCCGATGATCCTACCGAGAATGCAAGAAGAACTCCAGAATCATAAGCGACTGAAGGATTTGAATCTTCATAACCTGAACTTCAAGTAA
- the LOC119326810 gene encoding uncharacterized protein LOC119326810 isoform X2 — protein sequence MIYNMSTDNIEANGFEFNEVLMEQYYPWFAQYMVMQRVCIDPNFHDICLMFLHKVNSTVLYMEILKATYANCKMLLRSAVIKSCSGERTLLKNIGIWFGKSAIQWNQDPSTYVDGLIPLIVKAYQKGLMLAVVQFISKILEPCQPIISVGTMEILSLLAEIYTKPDLQLSLEYNIKVLFRNFDVDAEHTKTNYLLKDVKREVAGNQDFVVKDVVHVPTWLCPAFLDQEGEASMPLTQYITSLKPIMRTVKLVGEMRNHWFYWVVAEKAKSLMASIIRALHDLHEVNICPVQFCASNIVVTYYGRVKIRVACLKKTVSMVRKNYEDASNIIMDTLFADYKPTIIPKDVDHLFSLMKSPIATGTKYVIGTHASLIPLGNRFQFYLDMCDHITSVVDPELRSNIHGALDDPYGENWSVLLEYNILLKESFYRSGSSYNTKKGAIEFLRFYRNTLAHRMDKCKKLLKNVGDFRTLIYTKEDIEMILLVTYPMILPRMQEELQNHKRLKDLNLHNLNFK from the exons ATGATTTACAATATGTCCACCGATAATATAGAAGCTAATGGATTCGAATTTAATGAAGTGTTGATGGAACAATATTATCCTTGGTTTGCACAGTACATGGTCATGCAAAG GGTATGCATCGACCCAAATTTTCATGACATATGTTTAATGTTCCTTCATAAAGTAAACTCGACAGTATTGTACATGGAAATACTGAAAGCTACATACGCGAACTGCAAG ATGTTATTACGATCCGCTGTTATCAAATCTTGTTCAGGCGAACGCACCTTACTGAAAAATATAGGTATTTGGTTTGGAAAATCCGCCATTCAATGGAACCAAGACCCAAGCACTTATGTAGATGGCCTAATACCTCTTATAGTAAAG GCGTATCAGAAAGGGTTGATGCTTGCTGTAGTTCAATTCATTTCAAAG ATTCTTGAACCTTGCCAGCCAATTATTAGTGTTGGGACAATGGAGATTCTTAGTCTGCTTGCTGAGATCTATACAAAGCCAGACCTCCAACTTTCTCTGGAATATAACATAAAG GTCTTGTTTAGGAACTTTGACGTGGATGCAGAACATACCAAAACAAATTACCTTCTTAAAGATGTAAAACGTGAAGTTGCGGGAAATCAAGATTTTGTGGTGAAAGATGTTGTGCATGTACCAACATGGTTGTGTCcggcttttcttgatcag GAAGGGGAGGCATCTATGCCACTCACCCAGTACATCACTAGTCTGAAACCAATCATGCGCACTGTCAAGCTTGTTGGTGAGATGAGAAACCATTGGTTTTATTGGGTGGTGGCGGAAAAGGCCAAGAGCCTCATGGCATCAATTATCAGAGCACTACACGATCTCCATGAAGTTAATATATGTCCTGTACAGTTTTGTGCATCAAACATTGTAGTGACATATTACGGGAGAGTGAAAATCAGAGTTGCATGTTTGAAGAAGACTGTTTCTATGGTGCGCAAAAACTATGAGGATGCCAGCAATATTATTATGGACACATTGTTTGCTGACTACAAGCCAACTATTATCCCCAAAGATGTAGATCATCTATTTTCGTTGATGAAGTCTCCCATTGCAACAGGTACGAAGTATGTGATAGGGACGCACGCTTCTCTTATTCCTCTTGGGAACAGGTTTCAATTCTATCTGGATATGTGCGACCATATTACATCTGTGGTGGACCCTGAACTTAGGTCAAATATTCATGGAGCTCTAGACGATCCCTATGGTGAGAACTGGTCAGTGTTGCTCGAATATAACATTTTGCTGAAGGAGTCATTCTACAGATCCGGGTCGTCATACAATACCAAAAAAGGAGCAATTGAATTTCTGAGGTTTTATAGGAACACGCTTGCACACAGAATGGATAAATGCAAGAAACTGTTGAAGAATGTTGGAGATTTCAGAACATTGATATACACTAAAGAGGATATTGAAATGATCTTACTGGTTACCTATCCGATGATCCTACCGAGAATGCAAGAAGAACTCCAGAATCATAAGCGACTGAAGGATTTGAATCTTCATAACCTGAACTTCAAGTAA